One Angustibacter luteus genomic window carries:
- the murG gene encoding undecaprenyldiphospho-muramoylpentapeptide beta-N-acetylglucosaminyltransferase yields the protein MTTSVLLAGGGTAGHVSPLLALADCLRRRDPATRITVLGTTEGLEARLVPAHGYELLTIPKVPMPRRPGPALVRLPGRLSSAVRAASDAVRTSEADVVVGFGGYVAAPAYLAARRRGVPIAVHEQNPLPGVANRLGARLTRFVATTFADTQLPHAVHTGMPLRQQISSLAGLSGAERAERRAAARAELGLDPDRQTLLVTGGSSGAQRLNETFGAAAPELRAAGVQVLHVSGLGKHVHVESAPDDGRDVGAPYVVLPYLDRMDEAYLAADLVVCRSGANTVCELATAGLPAAYVPLPIGNGEQRLNAEPVVAAGGGLLVDDAGCTPAWVREVLLPLLADSAALASMAQVATRFVVPDADERLADLVLAAAASRQS from the coding sequence TGCTGGGCACCACCGAGGGGCTCGAGGCGCGGCTGGTGCCGGCGCACGGGTACGAGCTGCTGACCATTCCCAAGGTGCCGATGCCGCGCCGTCCAGGTCCGGCCCTGGTTCGGCTGCCCGGACGCCTGTCGTCGGCCGTGCGGGCCGCGTCCGACGCGGTGCGCACCAGCGAGGCGGACGTCGTCGTGGGCTTCGGCGGGTACGTGGCCGCGCCCGCCTACCTGGCCGCGCGCCGGCGTGGCGTGCCGATCGCCGTGCACGAGCAGAACCCGCTTCCCGGGGTCGCCAACCGGCTCGGGGCCCGGCTGACCCGCTTCGTGGCCACCACGTTCGCGGACACCCAGCTGCCGCACGCCGTGCACACCGGGATGCCGCTGCGCCAGCAGATCAGCAGCCTGGCCGGCCTCAGCGGGGCCGAGCGCGCCGAGCGCCGGGCCGCGGCCCGGGCCGAGCTCGGGCTGGACCCGGATCGCCAGACCTTGCTGGTCACCGGCGGGTCGTCGGGCGCGCAGCGGCTGAACGAGACGTTCGGCGCCGCCGCGCCGGAGCTGCGGGCGGCGGGCGTCCAGGTCCTGCACGTGAGCGGGCTGGGCAAGCACGTGCACGTCGAGAGCGCGCCGGACGACGGTCGCGACGTCGGCGCCCCCTACGTCGTGCTGCCGTACCTGGACCGGATGGACGAGGCCTACCTGGCCGCGGACCTGGTGGTCTGCCGGTCGGGGGCCAACACGGTCTGCGAGCTGGCGACGGCCGGCCTCCCGGCGGCGTACGTGCCGCTGCCGATCGGCAACGGCGAGCAGCGGCTGAACGCCGAGCCCGTGGTGGCCGCCGGCGGCGGGCTGCTGGTCGACGACGCCGGCTGCACGCCGGCCTGGGTCCGCGAGGTGCTGCTGCCGCTGCTGGCCGACTCGGCCGCTCTGGCGTCGATGGCCCAGGTCGCGACCCGGTTCGTCGTCCCGGACGCCGACGAGCGGCTCGCCGACCTGGTGCTGGCCGCGGCTGCCAGCAGGCAGTCATGA
- the murC gene encoding UDP-N-acetylmuramate--L-alanine ligase, which yields MIADTPAADLSPVHFIGIGGAGMSGIARIMLAMGLQVSGSDAKDSLLLTALAAEGATVHVGHDPRQLDGVRTVVASSAVRDTNPELARARELGLQVLHRSAALAAVSSGRQVVAVAGTNGKTTTTSMTTVMLQHCGLDPSFSIGGELTESGTNAHLGSGAVFVLEADESDGTFVVYRPQVGVVTNVQPDHLDFYGTAEAVEQGFLEFARSIRPGGLLVACADDTGSARLAERAAAEGIAVRTYGESDGADVRLDDLVLDQSGSGFEVWSAGRPVGRARVNVPGHHNALNALAAWTAIVAVGVAPTDALAAIGSFTGTRRRFEPRGSAGGVRLFDDYAHNPGKVAAALQTARQVAGDGRVVVVFQPHLYSRTKDFAVEFGRALGLADEVVVMDVYAAREDPQPGVSGALVADAVPLPPEHVAFVPSWSAVAGAVRARVRPGDLVLTVGAGDVTMLADELLALLGGSDPR from the coding sequence GTGATCGCGGACACGCCGGCCGCGGACCTGTCGCCCGTGCACTTCATCGGCATCGGCGGCGCCGGGATGTCGGGCATCGCCCGGATCATGCTGGCCATGGGGCTGCAGGTCAGTGGCAGCGATGCCAAGGACTCCCTGCTGCTCACGGCGCTGGCCGCCGAGGGTGCCACGGTGCACGTCGGCCACGACCCGCGTCAGCTCGACGGTGTGCGCACGGTGGTCGCCTCGTCGGCGGTGCGGGACACCAACCCCGAGCTCGCCCGGGCACGCGAGCTGGGCCTGCAGGTGCTGCACCGTTCGGCGGCGCTCGCGGCGGTCAGCTCCGGACGCCAGGTCGTGGCCGTGGCCGGCACCAACGGCAAGACCACGACGACGTCCATGACCACCGTGATGCTGCAGCACTGCGGGCTCGACCCGTCGTTCTCGATCGGCGGCGAGCTGACCGAGAGCGGGACCAACGCGCACCTGGGTAGTGGTGCGGTGTTCGTGCTGGAGGCGGACGAGAGCGACGGCACGTTCGTCGTCTACCGGCCGCAGGTCGGGGTCGTCACCAACGTCCAGCCCGACCACCTCGACTTCTACGGCACCGCCGAGGCCGTCGAGCAGGGCTTCCTGGAGTTCGCGCGCAGCATCCGTCCCGGCGGACTCCTCGTCGCCTGCGCGGACGACACCGGCTCGGCCCGGCTGGCGGAGCGAGCGGCCGCCGAGGGGATCGCGGTCCGTACCTACGGCGAGTCGGACGGCGCCGACGTCCGGCTGGACGACCTGGTGCTCGACCAGTCCGGGTCGGGTTTCGAGGTCTGGTCGGCTGGTCGGCCGGTCGGCCGGGCCCGGGTCAACGTGCCCGGCCACCACAACGCGTTGAACGCGCTCGCGGCGTGGACGGCGATCGTCGCCGTCGGGGTGGCGCCCACCGACGCGCTCGCGGCGATCGGCTCGTTCACCGGGACCCGGCGCCGTTTCGAGCCCCGCGGCAGCGCGGGCGGGGTCCGGCTGTTCGACGACTACGCGCACAACCCCGGCAAGGTCGCGGCCGCGCTGCAGACGGCGCGCCAGGTCGCCGGGGACGGTCGGGTGGTCGTGGTGTTCCAGCCGCACCTGTACAGCCGCACCAAGGACTTCGCCGTCGAGTTCGGCCGGGCACTCGGGCTGGCTGACGAGGTGGTCGTGATGGACGTCTACGCCGCCCGGGAGGACCCGCAGCCGGGAGTGTCCGGTGCACTGGTCGCTGACGCCGTCCCGCTGCCGCCCGAGCACGTCGCGTTCGTGCCGTCGTGGTCGGCGGTGGCCGGCGCGGTCCGAGCGCGGGTGCGGCCGGGGGACCTCGTGCTGACCGTGGGTGCGGGGGACGTCACGATGCTGGCCGACGAGCTGCTGGCCCTGCTGGGTGGGTCGGACCCGCGATGA
- a CDS encoding cell division protein FtsQ/DivIB has protein sequence MSTRTTSVRESGAETSARFEARARAARWRARRPVLVTALVVVALLGLGLLAYAGPLLTVRTIEVRGVTGTMAEQVRQAAAGARGEPLGRVDTGGLGRRVKDLPQVADVSVERGWPTTLRLVVRPRVAVAAVPSSGGGYRLVDASGVAFEAAAKAPKGLPVLRVPVGPESADTLSAALTVLDAVPAGMRSKISRVSATSPDDVQMRWGAATVVWGSAQDSELKAEVLTALSKHRATVYDVSSPHTPVLR, from the coding sequence ATGAGCACGCGGACGACGTCGGTGCGCGAGAGCGGGGCCGAGACGTCCGCACGGTTCGAGGCCCGGGCCCGGGCGGCCCGGTGGCGGGCGCGCCGTCCGGTGCTGGTGACCGCGCTCGTGGTCGTCGCCCTGCTGGGACTGGGGCTGCTGGCCTACGCGGGGCCGCTGCTCACCGTCCGGACGATCGAGGTGCGCGGGGTCACCGGGACGATGGCCGAGCAGGTGAGACAGGCTGCGGCCGGCGCTCGGGGCGAGCCGCTCGGCCGGGTCGACACGGGTGGGCTCGGACGCCGGGTCAAGGACCTCCCGCAGGTGGCCGACGTGTCGGTGGAACGAGGCTGGCCGACGACGCTGCGACTGGTGGTCCGCCCGCGCGTCGCGGTCGCTGCCGTCCCCTCGAGCGGCGGTGGCTACCGTCTCGTGGACGCGTCCGGGGTGGCGTTCGAGGCCGCCGCCAAGGCGCCCAAGGGGCTGCCGGTGCTGCGGGTGCCCGTCGGGCCGGAGTCGGCGGACACCCTGTCCGCGGCACTGACGGTGCTCGACGCGGTGCCGGCCGGCATGCGCTCGAAGATCAGCCGGGTGAGCGCGACGTCGCCGGACGACGTCCAGATGCGCTGGGGCGCGGCCACCGTCGTGTGGGGGAGTGCGCAGGACAGCGAGCTCAAGGCGGAGGTGCTCACCGCCCTGTCGAAGCACCGGGCGACGGTCTACGACGTGAGCTCGCCGCACACGCCGGTCCTGCGCTGA
- the ftsZ gene encoding cell division protein FtsZ, giving the protein MAAPQNYLAVIKVVGIGGGGVNAINRMIDVGLKGVEFIAVNTDAQALLMSDADVKLDVGRELTRGLGAGADPEVGKKAAEDHAEEIEEVLRGADMVFVTAGEGGGTGTGGAPVVARIARSLGALTIGVVTRPFTFEGRRRANSAEAGIAQLRDEVDTLIVIPNDRLLSISDRAVSMLDAFRSADQVLLSGVQGITDLITTPGLINLDFADVKSVMQGAGSALMGIGSARGEDRAVQAAELAISSPLLEASIDGAYGVLLSIQGGSDLGLFEINEAARLVQEAAHPEANIIFGAVIDDALGDEVRVTVIAAGFDGGVPTQRKDDRALGQITGSSTSSGIRTAPPSSPSYAGNGASNGHGASQRPYSTNGSTTASEPAPDGAQTGQAPVPARRDEPVVVPDTLEPVRARAPRSVVFDDADDELDVPDFLK; this is encoded by the coding sequence GTGGCTGCACCGCAGAACTACCTGGCCGTCATCAAGGTCGTCGGCATCGGCGGCGGCGGCGTCAACGCGATCAACCGGATGATCGACGTCGGGCTCAAGGGCGTCGAGTTCATCGCCGTGAACACCGATGCACAGGCCCTGCTGATGTCGGACGCCGACGTGAAGCTCGACGTCGGCCGCGAGCTGACGCGCGGGCTCGGCGCCGGCGCGGACCCCGAGGTCGGCAAGAAGGCCGCCGAGGACCACGCGGAGGAGATCGAGGAGGTGCTGCGCGGCGCCGACATGGTCTTCGTGACCGCTGGTGAGGGCGGCGGCACCGGCACCGGTGGCGCCCCCGTCGTGGCCCGGATCGCGCGCTCGCTCGGCGCCCTGACCATCGGCGTCGTCACCCGCCCGTTCACCTTCGAGGGGCGTCGGCGCGCCAACAGCGCCGAGGCTGGCATCGCCCAGCTGCGCGACGAGGTGGACACCCTCATCGTGATCCCGAACGACCGGCTGCTGTCGATCAGCGACCGCGCCGTGAGCATGCTCGACGCGTTCCGCAGCGCCGACCAGGTGCTGCTGTCCGGCGTCCAGGGCATCACCGACCTGATCACCACCCCCGGCCTGATCAACCTCGACTTCGCCGACGTGAAGTCGGTCATGCAGGGTGCGGGCAGCGCCCTGATGGGGATCGGATCGGCCCGTGGCGAGGACCGCGCCGTCCAGGCCGCCGAGCTGGCGATCTCGTCGCCGCTGCTCGAGGCCAGCATCGATGGTGCCTACGGCGTGCTGCTGTCCATCCAGGGTGGCAGCGACCTCGGGCTCTTCGAGATCAACGAGGCCGCCCGCCTGGTCCAGGAGGCCGCGCACCCGGAGGCGAACATCATCTTCGGTGCGGTCATCGACGACGCCCTGGGCGACGAGGTGCGGGTCACCGTCATCGCCGCCGGTTTCGACGGTGGCGTCCCGACCCAACGCAAGGACGACCGCGCGCTCGGCCAGATCACTGGCTCGTCGACGTCCAGCGGCATCCGCACGGCGCCCCCGTCGTCACCGAGCTACGCCGGAAACGGTGCGTCCAACGGCCACGGTGCGAGTCAGCGCCCCTACTCCACCAACGGTTCCACGACCGCGAGCGAGCCCGCCCCGGACGGCGCGCAGACGGGCCAGGCGCCGGTTCCGGCGCGGCGCGACGAGCCCGTCGTCGTCCCGGACACGCTCGAGCCGGTGCGCGCCCGCGCGCCGCGCTCGGTGGTCTTCGACGACGCCGACGACGAGCTGGACGTGCCCGACTTCCTGAAGTAG